A genomic segment from Pangasianodon hypophthalmus isolate fPanHyp1 chromosome 25, fPanHyp1.pri, whole genome shotgun sequence encodes:
- the hrh3 gene encoding histamine H3 receptor, whose product MLCVFTDTRSEPVFTVTTVRVNVPESVPESVPELNEMQPMSAALRLRYKAPGAAPPLQFRPELRRTSLAVPVHCPCLYLYLCLCLSSMQSSLFAVGHSFGLPTPVSSVWKPSADAPLALLLSNWSAPDRANGTADALEHRRRAQSYGQFSQSAAVLVTALMTLLVFATVLGNALVILAFVVEKSLRTQGNFFFLNLAIADFLVGGFCIPVYIPYVLTGEWRLGRGLCKLWLVVDYMLCTASVFNIVLISFDRFLSVTRAVSYRCQKGVTREAVLKMLCVWLAAFLLYGPAIISWEHIAGKSVVPHGECYAEFYFNWYFLMTASTVEFFTPFISVTYFNLSIYINIRNRCVLREERSTCAHLRNERTGEAKPFCAADVQRVFFVRPAEESSIVENSNSRSRCCRLSNATVSGTDSENAGRTTKRRMSAIQDLPPLQVGDMVNETGFNCAGHSCLSQRNRADVSSSLASRFRLSRDKKVAKSLAVIVCVFGLCWAPYTLLMIIRAACHGQCVQHYLYEISFWLLWINSSINPVLYPLCHTSFRRAFSKLLCPSKIKIQPQYMDQKY is encoded by the exons ATGTTGTGCGTTTTTACGGACACGCGCAGTGAACCCGTCTTCACCGTGACCACAGTGAGGGTTAATGTCCCTGAGTCCGTCCCTGAGTCCGTCCCTGAGCTGAATGAGATGCAGCCAATGAGCGCCGCTCTGCGTCTCCGGTATAAAGCACCGGGCGCAGCGCCTCCGCTTCAGTTTCGCCCTGAACTCCGGCGCACATCGCTCGCGGTGCCGGTGCATTGCCCATGCCTCTACCTCTACCTCTGCCTCTGCCTCAGCAGCATGCAGTCCTCGCTGTTCGCCGTGGGTCACAGCTTCGGGCTCCCGACGCCCGTGTCCTCCGTGTGGAAGCCGTCCGCGGACGCGCCGCTCGCGCTGCTGCTCTCCAACTGGTCCGCGCCCGACAGAGCCAACGGCACCGCGGACGCGCTGGAACACCGGCGGCGCGCGCAGTCCTACGGCCAGTTCTCCCAGAGCGCCGCGGTGCTCGTGACCGCGCTCATGACGCTCCTGGTGTTCGCCACCGTGCTCGGGAACGCGCTCGTCATCCTGGCGTTCGTGGTGGAGAAAAGTTTGCGCACCCAAGGCAACTTTTTCTTCCTCAATCTGGCCATAGCGGACTTTCTGGTCG GTGGGTTCTGTATCCCGGTGTATATTCCCTACGTGCTGACGGGGGAGTGGAGGCTGGGCAGAGGTCTGTGTAAGCTGTGGCTGGTGGTGGACTACATGCTGTGTACGGCGTCGGTCTTCAACATCGTGCTCATCAGCTTCGACAGGTTCCTCTCCGTCACTAGAGCT GTGAGCTACCGCTGCCAGAAGGGCGTGACCCGTGAGGCCGTGCTGAAGATGCTGTGCGTCTGGTTGGCTGCTTTCCTGCTCTACGGGCCGGCCATCATCAGCTGGGAGCACATCGCCGGGAAGAGCGTGGTTCCTCACGGCGAGTGCTACGCCGAGTTCTACTTCAACTGGTACTTCCTGATGACCGCCTCCACTGTCGAGTTCTTCACACCTTTTATAAGCGTCACCTACTTCAACCTCAGCATCTACATCAACATCCGAAACCGCTGTGTGCTCAGAGAAGAGCGCTCTACCTGCGCGCACCTCAGGAACGAGAGAACCGGAGAAGCCAAGCCGTTCTGCGCGGCTGACGTCCAGCGAGTGTTTTTCGTGAGGCCGGCTGAAGAGAGCAGCATTGTCGAGAACTCAAACTCAAGGTCTCGGTGTTGTCGGTTGTCCAACGCTACAGTATCAGGAACCGATTCCGAAAACGCCGGGCGGACAACGAAGAGGAGAATGAGTGCGATTCAGGATCTTCCACCTCTGCAGGTTGGGGACATGGTGAACGAGACGGGTTTCAACTGCGCTGGACATTCGTGCCTGTCCCAAAGAAACCGAGCGGACGTTTCATCAAGTCTCGCCAGCCGCTTTCGCCTCTCCAGGGACAAAAAGGTGGCCAAGTCTCTGgctgtgatcgtgtgtgtgttcggCCTGTGCTGGGCTCCGTACACACTCCTGATGATCATCCGAGCTGCCTGTCACGGCCAGTGCGTTCAGCACTACCTGTACGAGATCTCCTTCTGGCTTCTGTGGATTAATTCGTCCATCAATCCCGTGCTTTATCCGCTCTGCCACACCAGCTTCAGGAGGGCTTTCAGTAAACTGTTGTGTCCGAGTAAAATAAAGATCCAGCCGCAGTACATGGACCAAAAATACTAA